tagtctcagtgacttgagaggctaaggcaggaggattataagtaaGTTCGAGGTCAACCTGGCAACTTAGTTAgactaaataaaaagggctggggatgtagctctgggtagagtgcctctggattcaatccccagtagcaatacaaaacaacaaaacaaaaatcccaggTATGTATGTTgtgtgtacatatgcatatatatatatttttttctcttttcttttaaggtCAAGAGTGTTAGTGGCAGTGCTTGGCTAACATGCACAaacccttgagtttaatcccctacatgacaaaaaaaaaaaaaaaaaaaaaaacaagcaaacaacccccagaacacaaaaataataatactgtcAGAAAATACAGACCATCTTTTTCAAGCTGCTGTACACACAGAGCAGTGTACCCAAGCAAGAGCTCAGTGGGGGCTGCAGAAGTGAACAGAATGGAACATCTGCTCAGATAACATCAGGGCAAAGAACACCTCTACATGgatcaaatgtttctttttaatctaaTTATTATGATTCCATGGAGGCTAACATTAATACCCTGGAAGTTTAATTAATGGACTGTTGCCAGTCCTGATGGTAGCTTATCCCCAAATCCTCTTCATCACAAGGTCATTAAGGCTACAAAGGAGAAAGTGGTCTGTGTGAGTGACTGAAGCCTGTTGTTAACGCCCACCAGCTGACCAGAACTACAGAGGACCTCAAGAGAAGGTATGGGAAAACAGGGCAGCCTTGAGTAGTGGcagaacaataaacaaaaatttctggCTGTCATTATAAGTTTAATGTCTCACCGTTCTGCTTTTCTTCCATAATTTTTCCCCATTAAGTCTGAGTTCACCTTTGTAGAATGCATCTTCCACTTtgctattcaaaaaaaaaaaaaaaaaaagtcaaaatactttaaaatatagaaatatattcaaaataattatacagGTTTGAGAGAAACACCTACcgttaatatttattctgacgaTGCCCCATAAAATCTGCATTTTGAGTGCTAGGAAAGTGAAACTCAACTTTGTCTGTATGTATCTAAAACCGGGAGACCAAAGGGCACTTCTGAATATATGCTGAACTACTGCAAAGATTTTCTAGTACTGTTGGGCTGTTAATTAGATGAAGCTTTGTGTATCTGTCAGTAGGGATTAAACCCTTGGTCTAATACAGGGCTACGTCCCCAGACTcctccctcttttttaaaaaaattttgagacagggtcttgctgaattgctagcctggcctcaaacttgtgatactcctgtaTCAGTCTCCCgagtaactaggattacaggtgtgcatcactgtgcctgtcTATAGGAGGTTTTAGCATGCATACCAACCTCTATTCTCCCAGTGCAACAACTACATGGCTACAACTTGGTGATTAGCAATACTCAAAGTGAGTGGACACTGAATTCCCCTCAGGCACCTGCTCTACACTCTGAGAGAAAACCCAGGCACTACATTCATATCAAGACAATTAAGAAACCTTAAGGTTGAGGAAGTGCCAACCCAACAACTGCTCAACTCTCTGAATTTAAACCACTGAACAACCAGATCAGAGGATGCAGACAAAAATTTCCTTTTGATGATCTGACTCCAGGTGACTGATAGTTGGGGTTCAATTTAATAATAACAGCAGTAACTACTACTCTGGGAAAGGAGATGTCCTGTTATGAGTTTGCCAGATTTTGGAGAACATTCAACAAATTCTGATCATCAGCCAAGAGGGGGACCAATGGGCCCAAATCTTTTTGAGACTCTTAAgcttcatgaattaaaaaaattatgccaTTAAATGAGGTCTTAAAGGTACAAATTACATAAGGAAATCTTTCTGAATGTATTCATACCACAATTCTTACCTTGTATGCAGTATGCACACAATCAATCAATGATTGCTAAAGGAATGAGTGACAATGATGGTCACTGTTATAACCAGTCTAGCTGAGGGAATGAGCATATTAAAGaaattctgggggctggggttgtggctaagtggtacagcgcttgcctagcatgtgtgaggcattgggttcgattatcagcaccacaaataaacaaatatataaataaaggtccatcaataactaataaaaatttaaaaaaaaagaaattctgaaagttACAGTTACTATTTCTATGTATTACAAACAcattaaattttcttcataatatgtaacatatattgaatactatgtgccaggcaccattaTAAGTGCTTTGGATAGATATTTAATCCTAGCAATTAACCTCTAAAGGAGGTTCCATTATCCCTGTttgacagataaggaaactgagatatAGAGAGTTGAAGTAACCTGCCCAGGGTCATACACAGAACCAGGACTGAAACCCCAGTAGTCTGGTTCAAGAGCCTGTATTACTAACCACCACAATATACTTCTCTTGTTGATTCTGAAAGGTACCTTCTCACATTGTAGTGAAATCCAGGTGCGTTTTTATGCTTGCTATATACATCTAATATGGTGATTCCTTTTCTCCTCAAGAAGCTGTTATTAAATCAATGGTTCATCGTATACTCAATTGTGCCTTAGAATCAAGGAAATATGGCACATGGGAATTGCAGACAGTCACTTGACTTCTTAGGgaatcagttttctcatctataaaatgaaatagtTGAAACAGGTTACCTATAAGGTCCTTTCATATCTGTGGTTATTCTTTACCATAAATACAGGCTGAGTGATTTATGATACTACATTAAAATAACCAGATGACAATTGGGTTTATAATAAAACATACATCATACTCACTTTCTCCCAATATCAAGGCCTGTCTTCAGGATAACATCATACCGAAAAGACTGCACAACTTTCTCCAGGTCTTTGTAGTCTTTGATTACACTAGGGTCATCCTCCAGCTCCGCTTCCTGCTCACTCCTGTCCTCATGATCACCCTCCTCATCAGAGTCTTCTTCATCCTCTAATTTTTGCACAGTCTTTTTAGAGGATTTTTTAGACCTTATATTACTTTTGAGTCttatggaaaatggaaaaatatattctggagatACCAAAAGCCCTGGGAGTCTCAAAGGGAAGATACTATAGAGAAGTATTTTATACTTTGATGTATTTAACTTGCTACTAGAAAAATACAAGTATCGATTCCAGGAAGCACAGAGTTTATGTGAAGAAGGTGTCCCTTGAAGAACATTCCAGAATCCAATCCAGGCATCTGATCTTCTTAAAACACCAGTGAGCAATCTGACACTAGTCATAGCCATGGCACATGTAACCTGAAACAGAtaataatttagttttatttcacaAGTGCAGCATCATAAATCACACCCACATGCTGTGAACACTTTATATCTAGTATTATACGTAGGCTTCCCTATACAAGGCCATATTAGTCTGTACCTGCCAAGAGCAGTACCATACCATGGTGCAATTAGTATGCTTAGCTCCTAGGGTTGTCACAATGGTTCAATAAGACACCAACATGTGTGAAAACACTGGTTCtactcttttccttccctccaatTAGCTCTGGGTACTGTCTGCTACtgaaaaatattatcaataattctcaatgacttttcttttgttaaaagaaaaattttgagaaaCTGTTTATTAATATATACTATATCCTTATAATATTCATATGCCAAGGAAAGAGCAGATCATGACTTCATGAAACCCACAATGAACCTCTAAATGATTTCAACCTTCAACCCCGGTGAATCAGAGCTaggaataaacaaatgggatagacttgatttttacttctttttttttttttttttaaatgttgggttGGGGAGGGACCAGGGATTggactcgggggcactcaaccactgagccacatccccagcccctttttgtattttatttagagacaaggtcttactgagttgcttatcgcctctccattgctgaggctggtttcgaacacacaatcctcctgtctcaacctcctgagccgctgggattacaagcatgtgccactgctgcTGGATGATTTTTacttcctttaacattttcttcCCACTGTTTGAGGCATTTGCTAGCAGAAGGGGCAGAGACCCACAAAACTAGATAATCATTTGCAGAGATACTGAGATGCTGATATGCTAGAGATCAATCAATTCCTTATCTTCACCTCAAATGCAGCAGAAATCATACTATGATGGTGGCAGACCTCCCTAAGCACACCAAGATTGTTTTAGGGACCATGATTTGGTATTAAGAGAAGGGTTTCCACATGGTTGATATCCTCATACTGTGAGTCTGTAAAATGTCTTTGTGCCAAGATTATACTTAGGTAATGACTTCTTTGATAATGGTTCTCTTCaggttttcttccatttattacATTTACTtctgtttatttcattaattccatttatttcatttattacaaGGCTGACAACAATAATTATCTGTATGGCTCACTCAAAAATACAGagctagctgggtgcagtggtgcacacctgtaatcccagctgcttgggagcctaaggcaggaggatcatgagttcaaaaccagcctcagcaacttagcgaggccctaagcaacttagtgaaaccctgcctcaaaaaataaaaaggactggggatgtgacacagaagttaagcatccctgggttcaatccctggtattgtaccaaaccaaaccaaaccaaacaaataaacaaacaacaacaacaaaaaacaaccaggGCTGGCTACTTTCAGTTTATAGTTAACATTTTGGGGCCTTATTTTCCTGGCATAATGAGTAGACAACATAAACTTGACTTTATTATTCTAAGccttaaatgagaaaaataagcagGCTGAACTTAAGGGCTATTTTTCAACATAATTataatttggaataatttttaagtgctattaaattcatattctaaaataattgtAGGGAACTACTTAAAGCACCGtcaagaaaaatgtttcaaaaaattaCAGGGCtagggagtatagctcagtggtaatgtgcttgccttgcatttcATGGTTTGAGCCCTGGCACCAGTGGGGAGAAaaggtacatttatacatattctaATTTAATAGAAACTGAACAATActcatttaaagaaagaaatttacattttataaaagtagAGATAAAGGGGAtcactaaagattttttttctttaacaaaagcTACCTTCACCTACTATAATACCAGAGAGAATGGAGTTTTAGGAGCAGGGGACTAGGAAGAACAGTCACTTCAACTGAGGGGAAGGAAATGGCCATCACTAGGGTTAGGAAGTTGAGTCTCTATGTCAGTTCCTGGGTGTCACATTCCCTATTCTAATGTCCTAGCTTTAGCTGAGTAATTCcaatgactcagaaggctgaggcaggaggataacaaagttcaaggtcagcctgggcaacttagggagaccctgtcttgaaataaacaaattttaaaaagggctctAGATGCAGCCCAGTgatagaggacttgcctagcatatgtgaggccctgggttcaattttgtactagtttcaattcccagtacaaaaaaaaaaaaaaaaaagtcctagcTTTATACTACACTGTTGTTTTCTTTGAAGAATGCCTGGATATGATGCCTTAGGCCCACATCAGATGGTCACATTTACCTACAAGAGGCAACCTTTACTAGCAAAAAGTAACTATTTAAAATCATACTGACatgtaaataaaacacatttttaaatgtcaaactaAGTTTTACCTTTGTGTTCATTAGCTACTTACTCCCTCTGTGATCTGCTTCTCTTTCCAGCAGGCAAATACTGCCTACTGGATGtttagataaaatatatgaaaaatataaaactgaagaaACAAATTAATCTATTTTTTGCTGGAAATGATGACCATTTGAAGATGTTAGCCAGTGGACACTTGGGCCTCAAGGGAGGAGCCTAAGAACCCAGAACTGGTCAGAGGAGCCCTAAGGTGGAAGTAGGAAGTCAGAGAGAATCCAGGGTTccttatatttcatttgaaaataatattccattgctgAAAAGGTTTGTCCTTTTAGCATGGCCTCCATCTCTTCCAGATTCCATACAAGTTCCTCTCATCCTTTGCCAACCCCTGCACCAGACTCTAGTTGCACAAATACTACGTAATTTGCCATTTTCTAATTAGT
This portion of the Marmota flaviventris isolate mMarFla1 chromosome 6, mMarFla1.hap1, whole genome shotgun sequence genome encodes:
- the Mtres1 gene encoding mitochondrial transcription rescue factor 1 codes for the protein MAMTSVRLLTGVLRRSDAWIGFWNVLQGTPSSHKLCASWNRYLYFSSSKLNTSKYKILLYSIFPLRLPGLLVSPEYIFPFSIRLKSNIRSKKSSKKTVQKLEDEEDSDEEGDHEDRSEQEAELEDDPSVIKDYKDLEKVVQSFRYDVILKTGLDIGRNKVEDAFYKGELRLNGEKLWKKSRTVKIGDTLDLLIGEDKEAETETVMRILLKKVFEEKTESEKYRVVLRRWKKLTLPKKSMSK